One window of the Rhipicephalus microplus isolate Deutch F79 chromosome 2, USDA_Rmic, whole genome shotgun sequence genome contains the following:
- the Gpo1 gene encoding glycerophosphate oxidase 1: MAARRLRTVAWIGGGSIVAAYGFTHYNELRRTAATAVVEAADPKDTPTRPHLPLPSRAAQLKSLRETPEFDVLVIGGGATGAGVALDSVTRGLRTGLVETYDFSAGTSSRSTKLIHGGVRYLQKAIMNLDMEQYRMVREALQERANLLAIAPHLSSPLPIMLPIYRWWQVPYYWVGIKMYDVVAGKQCLKKSYFLSAKRCLELFPMLKKEHLCGGLVYYDGQHNDARMNVSIALTAARNGASVANHTTAVALLKKKDENGKEVVCGARVRDMLTGEEFNVHAKCVVNATGPFTDTIRRMDDPNCKPICLPSSGVHIILPDYYSPDNMGLLDPDTSDGRVIFFLPWENTTIAGTTDRPCAVTHYPAPTEDDIMFILSEVRHYLNQDVVVRRGDVLSAWAGIRPLVVDLNKSVPGKTEAIARNHIIYVSDSNLVTIAGGKWTTYRVMAEHTMDAAIKACGLKPQQKSQTLGFMLEGGHTWTPTLYIRLVQDFGLEPAVAKHLSRSYGDRAVSVAKLAALTGKRWPVLGRRLHEEFPYIEAEVRYAVREYACTAVDVIGRRMRLAFLNVQAAYECLPKVVDIMAEELKWTKERKEQELQKAKQFLDIEMGGDVNKESQKKLPMTFTTAEVDQYIQKFQAIDKDRKGYISVVDLRRSLKAAGESVSELQLREMLNEVDLNKNGQIELSEYLELMNAIKTGSIAGSRLAQVVDVEYSRTLTPDRSGGGL, translated from the coding sequence ATGGCAGCGAGACGTTTGCGAACGGTGGCCTGGATCGGCGGGGGCTCAATCGTCGCAGCGTACGGCTTCACGCACTACAACGAACTCCGGCGAACAGCCGCCACTGCAGTCGTCGAAGCTGCAGATCCGAAGGACACGCCAACTCGGCCACACCTCCCTTTGCCGAGCCGCGCCGCGCAGCTCAAGAGCCTGCGCGAAACGCCCGAATTCGATGTTCTCGTCATCGGAGGCGGTGCGACGGGAGCCGGAGTCGCCTTGGACTCCGTAACGCGAGGTCTGCGGACCGGTCTCGTTGAGACGTACGATTTCTCGGCCGGCACGAGCAGTCGGAGCACCAAACTCATCCACGGCGGCGTGCGCTACCTCCAGAAGGCCATCATGAACCTTGACATGGAGCAGTACAGGATGGTGCGCGAAGCTCTCCAAGAACGCGCGAATCTGCTCGCCATCGCGCCCCACCTGTCCAGCCCACTGCCCATCATGCTGCCCATCTACCGTTGGTGGCAGGTACCTTACTACTGGGTAGGCATCAAGATGTACGATGTGGTGGCGGGGAAACAGTGCCTGAAGAAGAGCTACTTCCTCTCGGCCAAACGGTGCCTCGAACTGTTCCCCATGCTGAAGAAGGAGCACCTTTGCGGCGGCCTCGTCTACTACGACGGTCAGCACAACGACGCTCGCATGAACGTGAGCATCGCGCTCACGGCCGCGCGCAACGGAGCCAGCGTTGCCAACCACACGACCGCCGTCGCGCTGCTCAAGAAAAAGGACGAGAACGGGAAGGAGGTCGTGTGCGGGGCGAGGGTAAGGGACATGCTCACGGGAGAGGAGTTCAACGTGCACGCCAAGTGCGTGGTGAACGCGACAGGACCCTTTACTGACACCATACGCCGCATGGACGACCCCAACTGCAAGCCCATCTGCCTGCCGAGCTCCGGCGTCCACATCATCTTGCCCGACTACTACAGTCCCGACAATATGGGCCTACTCGATCCCGACACGAGTGACGGACGCGTCATCTTTTTCCTCCCTTGGGAGAACACAACCATCGCAGGAACAACCGACAGGCCTTGTGCAGTCACGCACTACCCAGCACCTACAGAAGATGATATTATGTTTATCCTGAGCGAAGTTCGTCACTACTTGAACCAAGATGTGGTTGTGCGCCGAGGGGATGTCCTCTCTGCATGGGCTGGCATCAGGCCGCTTGTCGTTGATCTTAACAAGAGCGTGCCGGGAAAGACGGAAGCAATTGCGCGAAATCACATAATCTACGTTAGTGACTCGAATCTTGTTACCATTGCGGGAGGCAAGTGGACTACCTACCGTGTCATGGCTGAGCACACTATGGATGCAGCGATCAAGGCCTGTGGCCTGAAACCACAGCAGAAATCTCAGACCCTTGGTTTCATGCTCGAGGGCGGTCACACCTGGACGCCGACGTTGTACATACGTCTTGTCCAGGACTTTGGGCTGGAACCGGCAGTTGCGAAACACCTATCCAGAAGTTACGGTGACCGTGCAGTGTCTGTCGCAAAGCTCGCTGCGCTCACTGGAAAGCGCTGGCCAGTCCTGGGACGGAGACTACATGAGGAATTCCCATACATTGAGGCAGAGGTGCGCTACGCGGTGCGAGAATACGCTTGCACGGCTGTCGATGTGATTGGTCGCCGCATGCGGCTTGCTTTCCTCAATGTCCAAGCGGCCTACGAGTGTCTGCCAAAGGTCGTTGACATCATGGCTGAGGAGCTGAAGTGGACCAAAGAGAGGAAGGAGCAAGAATTGCAAAAGGCCAAACAGTTTCTCGACATCGAGATGGGTGGCGACGTGAACAAGGAGTCGCAGAAGAAACTCCCCATGACTTTCACGACAGCCGAGGTGGACCAGTACATCCAGAAATTCCAGGCCATAGACAAGGACCGCAAGGGCTACATCAGTGTGGTTGATCTGCGTCGAAGCCTCAAGGCTGCGGGAGAATCTGTGTCAGAACTGCAGCTGCGTGAAATGCTGAACGAGGTGGATCTCAATAAGAACGGCCAGATTGAGCTTAGTGAGTACTTAGAGTTGATGAATGCCATCAAAACTGGCTCCATCGCTGGAAGCCGGTTGGCCCAGGTTGTTGACGTGGAGTACTCGAGGACATTGACCCCCGACAGAAGTGGGGGTGGTCTTTAA